Genomic DNA from Enterococcus saccharolyticus subsp. saccharolyticus:
TTTGTAACCCAAAGGATCGATGGCCGGCATGTCACTGTGAATTAAGTTATAAGCTTTGTGCATATTATCGTTATAACCAGTTGCCCAATAACCAGTCGGATTATAAAACGATAACGCATGATTTTTTTGTTCTACTGCGTGTAGCATACGTTCTGAAATTGTCGTGTCAATTTTTTCATTGTACACTTCTTCGCCATCAATGCGGATGAACGCACCATTCATAATGATATTTGAGGTGATTCCAGCTGCTTCACGAATATGATAAATCTCTGCTTCAGTACGACCAGTAGCGATAATTGGTAATACACAGTTGGCTTTTAATTGGGTCATTGCTTCCGTAATTTCAGGGGTGATTTTGGAATGTTGGTCTAATAAAGTGCCATCCAAATCGAAAAAAGCTAGTGCTTGATAAGTCATAGATTACTCTCCTTTAAATCGTATCTTCTTTATCTTAACAAAGAATGAAAAAAAGACAAATATTTATAGTAGAAAATATGAAGTTGTTGGTGTGAATAAAAATTTCGAGTATACTAGAACAAGAAGGTAAACTAGGAGTGTCGAAATGATTTTTTTGTATTGTGGCAGTATTTTTCTGATGATTGGTCTCGCCTTTTTACTAAAACCTGCCAAAATGGATAATTTAGTCTATGGCTATCGCTCGTATTTATCCAAACAAAGTGAAGCGCATTGGGTGTATGCACAAAAGACAAGTCGCCGCTTTTTTTTATTATTCGGTTTTGTGATGACCGCAATCGGTATTTTTTTGAATGTGACACAGCGTACAAATTTTTTTGTGGTTGAAATGTTAGCTCTGCCTTGGTTTATTGCACCGATGTTTGGCTGTATTGAAACAAAATTAAGCAAGTTTGACTTAGAACATAGAGGTGAAGAAAAATGAATATTTTAATGATTGAAGACAATGAATCCGTATCAGAAATGATGCAAATGTTTTTCTTAAATGAAGGGTGGGAGGCTACGTTTAAATACGATGGCAAAGAAGGACTGGA
This window encodes:
- a CDS encoding Cof-type HAD-IIB family hydrolase, with amino-acid sequence MTYQALAFFDLDGTLLDQHSKITPEITEAMTQLKANCVLPIIATGRTEAEIYHIREAAGITSNIIMNGAFIRIDGEEVYNEKIDTTISERMLHAVEQKNHALSFYNPTGYWATGYNDNMHKAYNLIHSDMPAIDPLGYKEKEVNMLLILSQDGDEYYHELFPELTFYRNGPYSIDTVNKGTSKGKAVNRLQQLMNLEHVPTFGFGDGNNDFALLEACDHKIAMGNAVDGLKDIASFVTKKNTEGGIVHALKHFDLI
- a CDS encoding SdpI family protein, encoding MIFLYCGSIFLMIGLAFLLKPAKMDNLVYGYRSYLSKQSEAHWVYAQKTSRRFFLLFGFVMTAIGIFLNVTQRTNFFVVEMLALPWFIAPMFGCIETKLSKFDLEHRGEEK